In a genomic window of Akkermansiaceae bacterium:
- a CDS encoding glycoside hydrolase family 16 protein, with protein MELKKVYIISVGVIAMLANLTNASEIKMPTTAKLVFEEDWSTGRINPDKWYALHKRWGKGNHGVVRKNVFIAQDMVNGKKQNVLVCRGHGDEYKGDVVGWNGKGTRVGGVLATKKFFASGRYEVVMKIGSTDISPNGPKDPKRPIGMVPAIWTYSYKWVGAGKGSPKSFNRAKPMFNPHMRNEYWSEIDMPEFGKNQDLGTGLYNVFLNANHQSRTYPVKHVLDGKYHTFTSIWRTHLVPIKGVTDKQVVKSDGFWWIQDKSIPFASYRGNPLKRLGKDHYAVYAGKEVDHYIDGKYVGNNPTHVPAMAAQLSIGAWFPDWAGAAPWAESKVSVASVKVWQYGDPGDVRGVLTENVPDNMNEMGQPLKR; from the coding sequence ATGGAACTAAAGAAAGTATATATTATATCAGTTGGCGTTATAGCCATGCTTGCTAATCTCACAAATGCTTCGGAGATCAAAATGCCCACTACAGCGAAACTCGTTTTTGAGGAAGACTGGTCGACGGGAAGAATTAACCCCGACAAGTGGTATGCACTCCACAAACGTTGGGGAAAAGGCAACCATGGGGTGGTGCGAAAAAATGTCTTTATCGCCCAAGACATGGTGAATGGCAAAAAACAGAATGTCCTAGTATGCCGAGGTCACGGAGACGAGTATAAGGGGGATGTAGTAGGCTGGAATGGCAAAGGAACGAGAGTTGGCGGAGTGCTTGCAACCAAGAAGTTCTTTGCATCCGGGCGTTATGAAGTAGTCATGAAAATCGGATCTACCGACATAAGCCCTAATGGTCCAAAAGACCCAAAACGCCCGATTGGAATGGTTCCAGCGATTTGGACGTATTCCTACAAGTGGGTTGGAGCAGGGAAAGGTTCTCCAAAATCTTTTAACCGAGCCAAACCCATGTTCAATCCTCATATGAGAAACGAATACTGGTCCGAAATCGATATGCCGGAATTCGGCAAGAATCAGGATCTGGGAACTGGACTCTATAACGTTTTTCTAAATGCTAACCACCAAAGCAGAACGTATCCTGTCAAACATGTCCTTGACGGTAAATATCATACCTTCACCTCAATTTGGCGCACGCATCTTGTTCCTATCAAAGGAGTCACTGACAAACAAGTGGTTAAGTCAGATGGCTTCTGGTGGATTCAGGACAAGTCAATCCCCTTTGCATCTTACCGTGGCAATCCACTTAAAAGACTAGGAAAAGATCACTATGCCGTCTATGCGGGCAAGGAGGTCGATCACTACATTGATGGTAAGTATGTAGGTAATAATCCAACTCACGTTCCAGCGATGGCGGCACAGCTTAGCATAGGAGCTTGGTTTCCCGATTGGGCTGGAGCTGCACCTTGGGCTGAATCCAAGGTATCCGTAGCTTCTGTAAAGGTGTGGCAATACGGCGACCCAGGAGATGTCCGAGGAGTTCTGACCGAAAATGTCCCAGATAATATGAATGAGATGGGGCAACCACTGAAACGGTAA
- a CDS encoding KTSC domain-containing protein — MSNITTLTKVDSSMIYAIGYDEKNQILEAVFTRGGIWEYHNFPKEAYQSLIDSDSIGSHMRYAVLGCYDEVRVS, encoded by the coding sequence ATGAGTAACATCACCACATTAACGAAAGTTGATTCCAGTATGATATACGCTATCGGTTACGATGAGAAGAATCAGATATTAGAAGCTGTATTTACTAGAGGAGGCATATGGGAGTATCATAATTTTCCGAAAGAGGCTTACCAGAGCCTAATTGATTCTGATTCCATAGGGTCGCATATGAGATACGCTGTTCTCGGGTGTTATGACGAAGTGAGAGTTTCATGA